The following coding sequences lie in one Oligoflexus sp. genomic window:
- a CDS encoding GGDEF domain-containing protein: MAIKPKSIRRFTVSPGSSEEVFTQMVAGCEALWRETHLESMVKRTMKLLQNNFGISDLSLLKLHGNGDELWAEKVPLRLKMHHEWTKAQMDEVVAQFKRIPVQEADYGSGINHLDTGGLSLCFALLGDPVSEWYALIWTEPKAQGEDNHSQNYSTELALDFMIKQLQTTCRWLTRFSETQTLLNMDDLTGLYNHRYLEQAIDREIKRAQRYDSAFCLLFIDLDDFKPINDKYGHLAGSQVLREVAQILKSTLRDVDLVFRYGGDEFVILLIESDARNGLKTAQRIRERIQYTGFSVGGGATAHVTASIGVAAFPEHAQEKERLLALADECMYESKRHGKNQVVLVGSPILAGNAGLANDPPRETKEKGSWETN; the protein is encoded by the coding sequence GTGGCGATCAAACCCAAATCGATCCGACGCTTTACGGTCAGTCCCGGCAGTTCGGAAGAGGTTTTCACCCAGATGGTCGCGGGTTGCGAAGCGCTCTGGCGCGAAACGCATCTGGAGAGCATGGTCAAGCGCACCATGAAGCTTTTGCAGAATAACTTCGGCATCTCGGATTTGAGCTTGCTGAAACTGCATGGGAATGGCGACGAACTGTGGGCAGAAAAGGTCCCTCTCAGGCTCAAGATGCATCATGAGTGGACCAAGGCGCAGATGGATGAGGTCGTGGCTCAATTCAAGCGCATCCCCGTGCAGGAGGCTGATTACGGATCCGGCATCAATCACCTGGATACCGGCGGCCTGAGCCTTTGCTTTGCTTTGCTCGGTGATCCCGTCAGTGAATGGTATGCCCTGATCTGGACGGAACCCAAAGCCCAGGGCGAAGACAATCATTCGCAGAATTACAGCACGGAACTGGCCCTTGATTTCATGATCAAGCAGCTGCAGACGACCTGCCGCTGGCTCACGCGGTTTTCCGAAACGCAGACGCTTTTGAATATGGACGACCTCACCGGCCTTTATAATCATCGTTATCTGGAGCAGGCCATCGATCGTGAAATCAAGCGCGCGCAGCGTTATGATTCCGCGTTCTGTCTTCTCTTCATCGACCTTGATGATTTCAAACCCATCAATGATAAATACGGACATCTGGCCGGAAGCCAGGTGCTGCGGGAAGTGGCTCAGATTCTGAAAAGCACCCTGCGGGACGTCGACCTCGTATTCCGCTACGGAGGCGACGAATTTGTCATTCTTCTGATCGAGTCGGACGCGCGGAACGGGCTCAAAACCGCCCAAAGGATACGGGAACGGATACAGTATACCGGCTTTTCCGTAGGCGGCGGCGCCACGGCGCATGTGACGGCATCCATTGGAGTGGCGGCGTTTCCGGAACACGCCCAGGAAAAAGAGCGATTGCTGGCCCTCGCTGATGAATGTATGTACGAGAGTAAGCGCCACGGCAAGAACCAGGTGGTTCTGGTCGGATCACCGATTCTGGCCGGCAACGCAGGACTGGCCAACGATCCGCCGCGGGAAACGAAGGAAAAAGGTTCATGGGAAACAAATTGA
- a CDS encoding prepilin peptidase: MLRFFLEVSAHLQSPLTWLFFVLGAMMGSFYNVCIYRIPRKIFFAEARSVCPNCGQPIPFWHNIPILSWLLLRGKARCCGARISAQYLFVEVFTALIFPTIYWLFPFVISWDTGLVIDSPEMIRCFHALTFTSLLLICSVIDFEHQIIPDVLSLPMILATPLVVYLHPDLDWKSALIGVLVGGGSLYTVAWLYFVVRKKYGLGMGDMKLLAAIGGWLGYQSILTTIFWGSILGSFIGLGVIIVRRKMDLDTKLPFGPFLSLAAVGYLLFGHYLAEYLITF, from the coding sequence ATGCTCCGATTTTTCCTGGAAGTGTCCGCGCACCTGCAAAGCCCACTGACCTGGCTCTTTTTTGTACTCGGTGCCATGATGGGCAGTTTTTACAACGTCTGCATCTACCGCATCCCCCGCAAGATTTTCTTTGCCGAAGCCCGATCCGTCTGTCCCAACTGCGGTCAGCCTATTCCTTTCTGGCATAATATTCCCATCCTTTCGTGGCTGCTCCTTCGCGGCAAAGCCCGTTGCTGCGGGGCCAGGATTTCCGCGCAGTATCTTTTTGTCGAAGTCTTCACAGCCCTGATTTTTCCCACGATTTACTGGCTCTTTCCCTTCGTTATTTCCTGGGACACGGGCCTCGTCATCGATTCGCCCGAGATGATCCGCTGCTTCCATGCGCTCACCTTTACTTCACTTCTTCTCATCTGTTCTGTGATTGACTTTGAACACCAGATTATTCCGGATGTCCTGAGTCTTCCCATGATACTCGCCACGCCCCTGGTCGTGTACCTGCATCCGGATCTGGATTGGAAGAGCGCGCTGATCGGCGTTCTGGTCGGCGGCGGCAGCCTTTATACAGTCGCCTGGCTCTATTTTGTGGTTCGTAAAAAGTACGGGCTCGGCATGGGGGATATGAAACTGCTGGCCGCGATCGGTGGCTGGCTTGGTTATCAATCCATCCTGACCACAATTTTTTGGGGATCCATACTCGGCTCCTTCATCGGTCTTGGTGTTATAATCGTCAGAAGAAAGATGGATCTCGATACGAAATTACCCTTCGGCCCCTTTCTTTCTTTGGCAGCCGTCGGTTACCTGCTATTCGGGCATTATTTAGCTGAGTATTTGATTACCTTCTAA
- a CDS encoding 7TM diverse intracellular signaling domain-containing protein — MPYLRSGLWVIFVICSGLVTQVFGAIPERNLETFCQDPSSGCPALELSGEWAFQKGQLLSSQELVEAGVIKVPGSWNPTPLNPWSPLWQEARSLGTYGLVLRNVPPIAGLSLNLNSVHSAYRVFWKPLNDPGPDRLIFQLGWQEASPIHSDIVLRNDVIPLPLDVTRTDYILVIQVANEAVAKAGLRVTPRLGLAQNFQSALTGETVQLSLLIGAMLIIAFYHLLIFQQRRSDPSALWLAIQCLAIAAHTASFRGIMALLWPEPSYALTLVRTWMIYLPHVIGPLAFYGFISVHFPSVRHPSARYVLGIPTVLIALLLFTPLSFVSRLYNLIFLPVLTIFVSYIFWRCAVTARQDPKFRWVLGGIVMLGLAGIHDAFAGSKYRMDLGVIAWAEVGFIMMQGGMLGKRFAEAYRAASRSRRELEQEVKRQTRDIQSILDTIQQGILTIRNADLKLGHDHSRYMERNFEKSIASHDFREVLDQAVRLSSDAKDQIIQALVACLGEESIAFDLNQALLPHELSFHINNQERVFEIDWSPVLDAQGRIEKMLVCVRDMTEVRLLRDQTQQNEEDMRIMHELLNIPEDRFKAFLKRMNDHLGESRTLVQSLEGNRPVDRKEAIRQIFMNIHTVKGSARTLQLKAIAAASHDLEQEIATLRQHSLDMNFGPLKDKFARVTDIMDRYQNMSQQKLGWDYDEDRVRLPRALVLRNLKLLANLPLNHLPPDAAQDVLDLESSLYIHCAADVGHAIVEAGRGLDSIARDLGKEPPRLEVEAPGIMLTEAGQQLMQAIFTHILRNALDHGLEESEEREKKGKPRQGLIHVEAQIEGPWLRLDCFDDGRGLDLGQIHARALEKGLIAPTWKGDDEAIAALIFKAGLSTKAAVTDISGRGVGMDAVQSFMERIGGRVTIALRKGPETRPFAAFILTLYLPQAFWWVGHSPEQLSLGA; from the coding sequence ATGCCGTACCTAAGATCGGGCTTGTGGGTGATTTTTGTGATTTGCTCGGGTCTTGTGACTCAGGTTTTCGGGGCCATTCCTGAGCGTAATCTTGAAACATTCTGCCAGGATCCATCGTCCGGCTGCCCGGCTTTGGAATTAAGTGGCGAGTGGGCCTTTCAGAAAGGACAGCTGCTGTCCAGTCAGGAGCTGGTCGAGGCCGGGGTGATAAAAGTTCCTGGTTCATGGAACCCCACGCCTTTGAACCCCTGGAGTCCACTCTGGCAGGAGGCTCGGAGTCTAGGTACTTATGGCTTGGTCTTGCGCAACGTGCCTCCGATTGCGGGCCTTTCGCTGAATTTGAATTCCGTTCACAGCGCTTATCGCGTGTTTTGGAAACCTCTGAACGATCCAGGACCGGATCGCCTGATCTTTCAACTCGGCTGGCAGGAAGCCAGTCCCATTCACAGCGATATTGTGCTGCGGAATGATGTGATCCCGCTGCCGCTTGACGTCACGCGCACGGATTACATACTCGTGATTCAGGTGGCGAATGAAGCTGTGGCCAAGGCCGGTCTGCGCGTGACGCCGCGGCTTGGTCTCGCGCAGAATTTTCAATCCGCTCTGACCGGCGAAACCGTGCAGCTCTCGCTTTTGATCGGGGCCATGCTCATTATCGCTTTCTATCATCTCCTTATTTTTCAGCAGCGCCGCAGCGATCCATCGGCGCTTTGGCTGGCGATTCAGTGTCTGGCCATCGCCGCTCATACCGCTTCGTTTCGGGGTATCATGGCCCTTCTTTGGCCGGAGCCTTCGTATGCTCTGACACTCGTCCGAACCTGGATGATTTATCTGCCGCATGTGATCGGGCCGCTCGCATTCTATGGTTTCATCTCGGTGCATTTTCCTTCAGTTCGGCATCCGAGCGCGCGTTATGTCCTTGGGATTCCCACGGTCCTGATTGCCCTGCTCCTCTTCACGCCGCTGTCTTTCGTGTCCCGACTCTATAACCTTATCTTTCTTCCGGTCCTGACGATTTTTGTCAGCTATATCTTCTGGCGTTGTGCGGTCACCGCGCGTCAGGATCCTAAATTTCGCTGGGTCCTGGGCGGCATTGTCATGCTCGGACTCGCCGGCATTCATGATGCCTTTGCGGGTTCCAAGTATCGGATGGATCTGGGCGTGATCGCCTGGGCGGAGGTCGGCTTTATCATGATGCAGGGCGGCATGCTCGGCAAACGCTTCGCGGAAGCCTACCGTGCGGCCTCGCGCTCGCGCCGGGAACTTGAGCAGGAGGTCAAACGGCAGACCCGCGATATTCAATCCATACTGGATACGATTCAGCAGGGTATTCTGACGATTCGCAATGCCGATTTGAAATTGGGCCACGATCATTCGCGTTATATGGAGCGCAATTTTGAAAAGTCGATCGCGTCCCATGATTTCCGTGAGGTCCTTGACCAGGCTGTGCGCTTAAGCAGCGATGCCAAAGATCAAATCATTCAAGCCCTGGTGGCCTGCCTTGGTGAAGAAAGCATAGCCTTCGATCTGAATCAGGCTTTGCTCCCTCATGAACTTTCATTTCATATCAACAACCAGGAGCGCGTCTTTGAAATCGACTGGTCCCCGGTGTTGGATGCGCAGGGACGGATTGAAAAGATGCTCGTGTGCGTTCGCGATATGACGGAAGTCAGGCTTTTGCGGGATCAGACGCAGCAGAATGAAGAGGACATGCGCATCATGCATGAGCTGCTCAATATTCCCGAAGATCGCTTCAAAGCTTTCCTGAAACGCATGAACGATCATCTGGGAGAAAGCCGGACCCTCGTTCAAAGCCTGGAAGGCAATAGGCCGGTGGATCGAAAGGAAGCCATTCGGCAGATTTTCATGAATATTCATACGGTAAAAGGTTCCGCGCGCACCCTGCAGCTCAAAGCGATCGCCGCCGCCAGCCATGATCTGGAGCAGGAAATCGCGACTTTGCGCCAGCATTCTTTGGACATGAATTTCGGGCCGCTCAAGGATAAATTCGCGCGTGTGACCGATATCATGGATCGGTATCAGAACATGAGTCAGCAGAAACTGGGCTGGGATTATGACGAGGATCGGGTGCGCCTGCCACGCGCGCTCGTCCTCAGGAACCTGAAGCTCCTCGCGAATCTTCCTTTGAATCATTTGCCGCCGGACGCCGCCCAGGATGTTTTGGATCTGGAAAGCAGCCTTTACATCCACTGCGCGGCTGATGTGGGGCATGCCATCGTCGAGGCGGGCCGTGGCCTCGATTCCATAGCGCGTGATCTGGGCAAAGAACCGCCGCGATTGGAAGTCGAAGCGCCCGGGATCATGCTGACAGAAGCCGGCCAGCAGTTGATGCAGGCCATTTTCACACATATTCTGCGTAATGCTTTGGACCATGGGCTGGAAGAATCCGAGGAGCGGGAGAAGAAAGGCAAGCCACGGCAGGGCCTTATTCACGTCGAAGCACAGATCGAAGGACCGTGGCTCCGGCTCGACTGCTTTGATGATGGGCGCGGCCTTGATCTGGGTCAGATTCATGCGCGCGCCCTGGAAAAAGGCCTGATTGCACCGACCTGGAAGGGCGATGATGAAGCCATCGCCGCGCTCATTTTCAAAGCAGGCCTGAGCACCAAGGCCGCGGTGACGGATATTTCCGGCCGTGGCGTGGGTATGGATGCGGTGCAGAGTTTTATGGAACGCATCGGTGGGCGGGTGACGATAGCCTTGCGCAAAGGGCCTGAGACGCGGCCTTTTGCGGCCTTCATTCTCACCCTTTACCTGCCCCAGGCCTTCTGGTGGGTGGGTCACAGTCCCGAACAATTGTCCCTGGGGGCCTAG
- a CDS encoding AbfB domain-containing protein, whose amino-acid sequence MKWLLVFASLWMFSGAAQSQESRVPPYFGAIKLQSYDRSDLFLVQQNFRGTFQAPGFGTISPDGQWLIVPGLADLNLVSLESVNFRGYYLTQEGDRVILRQDDRSPDLRRRATFRRSTANTFAGTVTFEALATPGFFLSRVNETSDAVLKKLVTIDELKAASFVELLPQGGRPTTGGSRPATQTVFESLWFPGHVLRVFGEDVRVVPRQDVNPKIEAAFIQRPGLAGTGTVSLESVSKPGYYMRALQGRIRIEALSPDENWRKDASFVKVTGLAASNGVSFQSLVTPSFYIGVTGFYEVYLTFISNDVDKKLVTFFETAP is encoded by the coding sequence ATGAAATGGCTCCTCGTTTTCGCCTCATTGTGGATGTTTTCCGGCGCCGCACAAAGCCAGGAATCCCGAGTCCCGCCTTACTTTGGCGCTATCAAATTACAAAGTTATGATCGCTCCGACCTTTTTTTGGTCCAGCAGAATTTCCGCGGAACCTTCCAGGCTCCTGGCTTTGGCACCATCAGCCCCGATGGTCAGTGGCTGATCGTCCCGGGCCTTGCGGACCTCAACCTTGTGTCCCTTGAGTCGGTGAACTTTCGCGGCTATTACCTGACTCAGGAAGGCGATCGCGTGATCTTGCGGCAGGATGATCGCTCACCTGATCTCCGCCGCCGGGCCACCTTCCGTCGTTCCACCGCCAATACCTTTGCCGGAACTGTCACCTTCGAAGCTCTGGCCACTCCCGGCTTTTTCCTGTCCCGCGTGAATGAGACGAGCGATGCTGTTCTGAAAAAACTCGTCACGATCGACGAACTGAAAGCCGCCAGCTTTGTCGAACTCCTGCCCCAGGGTGGTCGTCCGACAACCGGTGGATCCCGTCCCGCCACGCAAACCGTCTTCGAATCGCTCTGGTTCCCCGGCCATGTCCTGCGCGTCTTCGGTGAAGATGTCCGCGTTGTTCCCCGGCAGGACGTGAATCCCAAAATCGAGGCGGCCTTTATTCAACGCCCCGGCCTCGCCGGAACAGGCACGGTATCTTTGGAATCCGTGAGCAAACCTGGATATTACATGCGCGCCCTCCAGGGACGTATTCGCATCGAGGCGCTCAGTCCCGATGAGAACTGGCGCAAGGATGCATCATTTGTCAAAGTCACGGGTCTTGCTGCGTCCAACGGCGTTTCCTTTCAGTCCCTCGTCACACCTTCCTTCTACATAGGCGTCACAGGCTTTTATGAAGTGTATCTCACCTTCATTTCCAATGACGTCGACAAGAAACTGGTGACATTTTTTGAAACAGCCCCCTGA
- a CDS encoding SpoIIE family protein phosphatase — MRKFFRCCLIVLCLQSMVLNEAQAARDAAPVEAGRLRPGAWDPSAAKALQLRGSWNFYPGVFLGTERTAKDQWPTAMPLNLPGSWANTTLGKTGFGTYIVELPSLPGEPGLYLGGFPQNYRLLAGTLDLNRITPLFSGGLTGKTADSTRNQLKRGLAPLPDFCREGCYLFLEVSDFVLANGASIGEAPLLDHYPRLLIQVRSDVYIEYLTLGMLGFALFFNLGLYLRHREDTGSLILVGFVLLNIIRYMYTYAVPGQFTQEPLQTLDTLIRKAGYASAPLINICFVAFFQVNFPDFFGKRFLRLQMIVSIPLALIIIAGSSRVMEQAIYIAVAVSLISFLYCIVRMIQAMLARTEMAFVSFIGLCAYAIALFNSFFIAINLYDGPSFVNYGLLIFIFVQSQIVGMRFARTFRLIKELNNKLVDQEKTRTAFFHNTSHELRTPLNGIIGHIDLLQRQEAEQLSSKAQETLRKCLRLAEALKNQVNTILDLARSKRGELELQVSRIDVNGLKQEADSLAEGLNFKSQRSHYQSQIIMNDDQTHAINDQEKILTILRNLIGNAFKFGAMHRDNDVALRLILNRETLIIEVADTGIGIPITERQRIFEAFTQVTSDARRRYEGTGLGLAMVHDLVRFLGGTIELESTVDQGSLFRVILPHQAAALLENRVARHPAVSKPAPIALPDGTDPGPMETASWDHLKARQAARILVVDDNATNREVMFEILKSANYEVILAEGGQEALEKMRQEEFQLVLLDLMMPEVSGEDVMNTMKKEGLLVTVPVILITARASDEDRILGLTLGADDYLAKPILSQELLLRVRNLLERNQYVRTQKEHDVVEKMLFAAQNTERDASHHALPPHLKLADLYTPAENTGGDWFGYDYHEASKRLYIGLGDVTGHGVHSALVTLAVAGAIRGTWRLLEGRGSLFSIDEALYLMHQSAQEAVRFSGKHAEKMMTMVFLVIDLERRELHYLNAGHLPIYIRQGTQLTTMLQASSPLGIHDSDDFQRRTLSLEADAMVFVFSDGLTENHGPAGEHLKSRELQKILVNAKDPNQLKAALVEKTQALWGQTPLEDDVSFVCLQVS; from the coding sequence ATGAGAAAATTTTTCCGGTGCTGCCTCATCGTTTTGTGTCTCCAATCCATGGTTCTGAACGAGGCCCAGGCCGCAAGGGATGCCGCCCCGGTTGAAGCGGGGCGTTTGCGTCCGGGCGCATGGGATCCATCCGCCGCCAAAGCCCTGCAGCTCCGGGGAAGCTGGAATTTTTATCCCGGGGTATTTCTGGGGACGGAAAGGACAGCGAAGGATCAGTGGCCGACGGCCATGCCTTTGAATTTGCCGGGTTCATGGGCGAACACCACTCTGGGCAAAACCGGCTTCGGTACCTACATCGTCGAACTTCCCTCACTGCCTGGCGAACCCGGTCTTTACCTTGGTGGTTTTCCCCAGAACTATAGGCTCCTGGCCGGCACTCTCGATTTGAATAGGATCACGCCTCTTTTCAGCGGCGGCCTGACGGGAAAGACGGCAGACTCCACCCGCAATCAACTGAAGCGTGGCCTCGCGCCCCTGCCGGATTTCTGCCGTGAAGGCTGCTATCTCTTTTTGGAAGTTTCGGACTTTGTTTTGGCCAATGGCGCGTCCATCGGCGAGGCTCCGCTGCTCGATCATTATCCGCGCCTTCTCATCCAGGTTCGCTCGGACGTCTATATCGAATACCTCACCCTCGGCATGCTGGGCTTCGCGCTCTTCTTTAACCTCGGTCTTTACCTCCGGCATCGCGAGGATACGGGCAGTCTGATCCTGGTGGGTTTTGTCCTTCTGAACATCATACGCTACATGTATACGTATGCAGTCCCTGGTCAGTTTACGCAGGAACCGCTGCAGACTCTTGATACCTTGATCCGCAAAGCAGGCTATGCGTCGGCGCCTTTGATCAACATCTGCTTCGTCGCGTTCTTCCAGGTCAACTTCCCGGATTTTTTTGGAAAGCGTTTTCTGCGCCTCCAGATGATCGTCAGCATTCCTTTGGCCCTGATCATTATCGCCGGCTCCAGTCGCGTCATGGAACAGGCGATCTACATCGCCGTCGCGGTGTCCCTCATCTCCTTTCTATACTGCATCGTGCGCATGATCCAGGCTATGCTGGCCCGCACGGAAATGGCCTTTGTCTCGTTCATCGGACTTTGCGCCTATGCGATCGCGCTCTTCAACAGTTTCTTCATAGCCATCAATCTTTATGATGGCCCCTCATTTGTGAACTATGGCCTTCTCATTTTCATCTTCGTTCAAAGCCAGATCGTCGGCATGCGTTTCGCTCGCACGTTCCGTCTGATCAAGGAACTCAACAACAAACTCGTCGATCAGGAAAAAACCCGCACCGCCTTCTTTCATAATACGTCGCACGAACTGCGGACGCCTCTGAACGGCATCATCGGACACATCGACCTTCTGCAGCGCCAGGAGGCCGAGCAGCTGAGTTCAAAAGCTCAGGAAACGCTCAGAAAGTGCCTGCGTCTTGCCGAGGCCTTGAAAAATCAGGTCAATACCATCCTGGACCTGGCGCGTTCCAAGCGCGGCGAGCTCGAACTTCAGGTCAGCCGTATCGATGTGAATGGTCTGAAGCAGGAGGCCGATAGCCTCGCTGAAGGTCTCAATTTCAAATCCCAGCGCAGCCACTATCAATCGCAAATCATCATGAACGATGATCAGACCCACGCGATCAACGATCAGGAAAAAATCCTGACCATCCTCCGCAATCTGATCGGCAACGCCTTCAAATTCGGCGCCATGCATCGGGACAACGATGTCGCCTTACGTTTGATCCTGAACCGGGAAACTCTCATCATCGAGGTGGCCGATACCGGCATCGGCATTCCCATCACGGAAAGGCAGCGCATCTTTGAAGCCTTTACCCAGGTCACAAGCGATGCCAGGCGCCGCTATGAGGGAACCGGCCTTGGCCTTGCGATGGTGCATGATCTCGTCCGCTTCCTCGGCGGAACGATTGAACTCGAATCCACCGTGGATCAGGGTTCTCTTTTCCGCGTGATCCTTCCGCATCAGGCCGCGGCACTGCTGGAAAATCGTGTGGCTCGCCATCCGGCCGTTTCCAAACCCGCGCCGATTGCGCTTCCCGATGGGACGGATCCTGGGCCCATGGAAACAGCATCCTGGGACCATCTCAAAGCGCGTCAAGCGGCTCGAATTTTGGTGGTGGATGATAACGCGACCAACCGCGAGGTGATGTTTGAAATCCTCAAAAGCGCCAACTATGAAGTGATCCTGGCTGAGGGCGGCCAGGAGGCTCTGGAAAAAATGCGGCAGGAGGAATTTCAGCTCGTCCTTCTCGATCTCATGATGCCCGAGGTGTCAGGCGAAGATGTGATGAACACCATGAAAAAAGAGGGCCTGCTCGTCACCGTTCCCGTGATCCTGATCACAGCGCGCGCCAGTGATGAAGACCGAATCCTCGGCCTGACTCTGGGCGCCGACGATTATCTCGCCAAACCCATTCTGTCCCAGGAGCTGCTTCTTCGCGTGCGAAACCTCCTGGAACGCAATCAGTATGTCAGAACTCAAAAAGAGCATGACGTCGTTGAAAAAATGCTCTTCGCGGCGCAGAACACCGAACGCGACGCCAGCCATCACGCTTTGCCACCGCACCTGAAGCTCGCGGATCTCTATACGCCAGCGGAAAACACCGGCGGCGACTGGTTCGGCTATGATTACCATGAAGCTTCAAAACGCCTTTACATCGGCCTCGGTGATGTCACAGGTCACGGCGTTCATTCCGCACTGGTCACGCTCGCCGTGGCCGGGGCCATTCGCGGCACCTGGCGTCTTTTGGAAGGTCGCGGCTCACTCTTCTCGATTGACGAGGCCCTTTACCTGATGCATCAAAGCGCCCAGGAAGCGGTGCGTTTTTCAGGCAAGCATGCCGAGAAAATGATGACCATGGTCTTTCTCGTTATTGACCTCGAACGTCGCGAACTGCATTACCTTAACGCCGGTCATCTGCCCATCTATATCCGGCAGGGCACGCAGCTAACCACCATGCTGCAGGCCTCAAGCCCCCTGGGCATCCACGATAGCGACGATTTCCAGCGCCGCACGCTCTCCCTCGAAGCGGATGCCATGGTCTTTGTCTTCTCGGATGGCCTTACAGAAAATCACGGGCCCGCCGGCGAACATCTCAAAAGCCGCGAACTGCAAAAAATCCTCGTCAACGCCAAGGACCCGAATCAACTCAAAGCCGCTCTCGTGGAAAAGACTCAAGCGCTCTGGGGCCAGACCCCTCTGGAGGATGATGTCAGCTTTGTCTGCCTTCAGGTCAGCTGA